AGCTGCAACTGTTTTTAACAGTGAGCTAGTTGAATTTGTTCTTCCGGTTCTCCCGTATCCATAATGTTCCCTGTAAGTTCTGAATGCGCTGTGCGAAACCACTTTTACGAATTCTAAAATTTGTGCAATTCTGTCATCTCTTGTTACAAATGAACTTTGGACTCGCAGGATCATTTAAATATGGAAATTTTCCCAACTTACTGAAGAAATATGTAATGATGTATTGATGTCTACACTCTGGTAATCATATAGTGATGTACCAATACCATTGTGTATGATTTGCTCTTCTTTTCGGCATCTCTGTTCAACTTAACTTCTCCACAAACTTATCACATCTTTTAGATCCTTGCAGTGGTGCCTAGTTGTAACCTCAAGATACATTAGCATATCATTTAAAGATTTAGTTCATGCCTGGTAAGGCTGGCTTTCTGGGCTTTGTGGCTTTGGGCCGTTCGATAGCGTCGCGGATGGTTAGGATTGAATGTAAAAATTCTGAGGTGGCGTCTGTAATATTCTCAAGGGTGAGTTTTTCTTGTCATTTACCCGCAGTGCCATCCCACGTCCATGCATGTCGGCATTGATTCACCGATTCAGCCTCGCGCGCTCACCCTACGGCTCATCACCATCCTGAGGTCTATCAGTTCTATTGGCATGTGTAGGTTTGCGTCAGTATTATATAAGATTCATTGAACATTCTGTTTGCAAGAAACCTTTTTGTCCTCGTCTACTCACCTAGTTCCCAGCTTATATATGCTCGTGTCGTAAGTGTTTGAAATTACTAATGCAGTGGTTGTCCACCTATTTATGTTGTGCTGTTTAATCGGATCCTCCAACATTCATCTTACCTGTGCTATTCTCCATGTGCAGCTTACTGCTCTGAATAATGAATTGCAAGCTATGCAGAGGGACAAGGAGATACTGAAGGCCAGTACCCAGTAGAAACACAGCAGAGGAGGCAAGATGTTATTGAAGCACTCTTGTCCATGCAGCCTTGTCTTCCACCCACAACTTATCATCTTCTCAGTGAACTTCAGTTTCTGCTGCACTGATGTACGTAGTACTGATGGCCTGAAGTTCCTTGCATTTCTCATTCAAGGTTTAAGTCGCTATTCTTATTCAAGGAGAACAGAACTATCGGTCAAAGGCTGGCGAGTTTACTGGAGAAAGAGCAAAAACATCGGTCAAAGGGAAGCACCCCACAAAGGTAAAAAAGGACGAGGTGCTTCCAAAATATTGCAATTCTACTGTTTCCTGCAAAAACATCCTTTTGTGTGTATGCCCATCCTAAGATAATTGTTGTAACATTGAGATTGCCGCAATACGTATCCTGTGATTATTCTGCTTCTTACCCTGATGATTTAGATGTCTTGATGCATTAAACTGACGTCCTATCCTCAAAATACAAAgtgttcttttcctttctttttatatGTTGAGAAAAAGTCGCACCAGGCCAATCTGCACTCCTAGCTAGCTTTTATGCAGATCTCTTGTGAATGAGTATATCTAAACAATTTTGCCATTTTGATACTTGAATCACTGCCTGTTACTTTCTAAtcgtttttttttgaggaaacgcAAAAGACTTTTGTGTTTCATTGTATTGAAAAGGAAGAGAGTTTGTTACAACCTCCTAAGAGGTAGGGTTACAGGCAAAATGAGAGAAATCAGTGGACGTCCCACGTTGGTGGGAGGATGTCACGCAGTCCTCGTGCGCCTGCGCTCGCCCAAAGCACAGCTTCGTCCTTGATCCTCGATCAGAGTGTTTGGCGATGGGGTTGCTGCGTCGAAGACGCATTCGTTGCGATGCTTCCAGGTCATCCAAGGGATCAGCAGCGTCGCGGTGGAGAGGCCTTTTTGCATCGGCTTGGGCGTGGTCTGTCGTGCTGTGCGCCACCATCTGGTCAGGGAGTCCTCGCCATCTGGCGCGTTGCACGTAAGGCGCAGCCAGGAAAGGATTTCGTGCCATACCAGCTTGGAGAAGGGGCATGCCAGGAACAGGTGATGGAGCGATTCGGGCGCTTGATCACAAAGTGGGCAGTGGGCAGGGTGCGGCAGTCCACGGTGGGCAAGGCGGTCGGCTGTCCAGCAGCGTCCCAGGTTAGCGAGCCAGTGAAAGAACTTCACGCGCGGAGGGCCCAGCTCTTCCATGTGAGCTTTCATGCGGGGCAGTGGGTCGAGCCTTGGAAAGTGGCAAGGTAGGCAGACTGCGCTGTGTATGTTCCTGCCGCGTTCCACTTCCATTGCAGGCGGTCTGGCTCAGAGGAGAGGCTGATGGGCCAGGTTAGCAAGTACTGACCAATCTCTTGAATGCCAAGGATGCCCTGGATGTTTGAAGCCCATCGGTGCGCCTGTAGGCCGCCACCGTTCTGTTTTTGCGGCAGTGTTTGGGGATGGTGGTGTACAGTTGGGGTGCGATCTCCGAGATGGAGCGCCCATTGAGCCAGCGGTCCTCCCAACAACGCGCGCTGGCCATTGCCAATGATCATGGTGGTGGATGCGAAGAAGAAGGCTCGTTCCTTGCTTGTGAACTGCAGATCGAGGCCAGTCCAAGCTCTGTTGTCATCGGTGCGGGCAAGCCATAGCCATCTGGTGCGCAAGGCCAAGCCAGTGCGCTCCAGGTCATGTATACCGAGGCCGCCAAGGCGGGTTGGGCAGCAGACCCGTCGCCAATTAACATGGCAGTTGCCACCGTGTGCTTCAGTGCGGCCAGCCCATAGGAATCCTCGCTGAATTTTCTCCAGGAGCTTGATGATCTTCTTTGGGGGCGCGAGCACCAGGAGCTGGTGTATGGGGATCGCGCTTCGCACAGCTTTGACAAAGGCGAGACGTCCGGCTTTGTTCATGAGGTGGGCTTTCCAGGTGGCCAGCTTCCCGGCGGTTTTGTCAACGAGGGGTTGGagctgggcggcggtcgggcgTCGGAGGGTGAGGGGGATTCCCAGGTAGGTGATTGGGAATTCCGCGAGCGGGCAACCCAGGGCCGCAACGGCCAGGCCGACCTCCTCGTCATCGCATCGGATCGCAGTGGCGGTGCTCTTCTGGAAATTGACCCATAGGCCTGATGCTCGGCCAAAGAGCTGCAGGATCTTGCGGACATCGAGCGTGTCGCCAGCCGAGGGGTGGCAGAAGATGATGACGTCATCCACGTACAGGGAGATGATCGGGATTGTGGTCAGCTCACTAGCACGTAGTATAATTTTATCGAGTTTGCTTGTGTGGTGTTAAAATTATCTAGCATTATGTTTATGAAGTGTACAAGAATTATCAAAATAACATGAACTCACGGAATTTCACAAAAGAGAAACATGAACTCACGCACATGGCGTTTGAATGGCTAGCCATTGGCTAATATTAGTACAGGATGAGTCAGTTTTAGAAGCCGAGCAGATTACATCTTTAGTCTCCTTTTGACTAGTCAATCATATCCCACTAACATTTTCCTCTTGTTTCAGCTGTTTATTCCTTTCTTCCTGGAAACTGATAACGCAAACCATTTTTCTGAATCGTATGTATGCTTGAATTCATCCAAACACACATTATTGTACACACAAGGAACCAAAGATTACATACAAGAACACAAATACATGCATGTGAAACTACTTGAGCTTACACAGTAACCACTTTTTTTTTTATCTCCCCACAGCTTTCTGGGTCAGTGGAAGAAGGGCACTTGTTCCTGCCATGAAGCAAACAGGAATGGCAGTACCTTCCAGATGAGATGAGATAATCAACGCCCGCGGCAGCCGAAGATGGCCTTGCAGCCGCGGCCGGTGTAGGGCTGCCCCCGGCCGGGGCAGGAGCCGTAGCACGCCGCCTTGTTCGCCTCCAGCCCTCCGTAGCCGATGGAAGTGGGGCTGTAAGCAAGCACCCTCCTCTGTGGGTATGCCGCCTCCTCCTCACCCTCTGCGAAGCCCACTTCGTCGTCCTCGATGGTGCGCACCGGCATCGCGCTGGTGCCGGCGCCGGCGAGGACGCCGCGGCTCATGACCAGCGCCGCGGCGATGTAGGCTAagaggaggaggagctgcgtctGCGGCTTCATCGTCCCTGCGCTTGCAGTGTGGCCTCTGCTTCAGGTTCAAGTGGTGCTGGCGCACTGTGGCCGGCCTGTGGGGCGTGCCTATCTCTCAATAATTTGTTCTGCTGTTGCGTCTATTCCAGAGGGGAGGAGACGGAGGTGGTTGAGGCCACTCCAACAGCAACGGCGCTCCTAACATTGCATGCACGTGATGCTAGGCGACACCATAGCGTCCATGTCCGGTCTCCGGTGTGATTGTGACTGGGTTTTGTGGAGGCGAACGATGCTGGCTGTTTCACAACCACCTGGTTCATTTCAAACTTAATTTCAGCAGAAAATGATTGTTTGAcagatcaaagagagaaaagaagtcatctagctactagttatggacccgtaggtctgtggtaaactattcacgcaTCATCGTAAGGCAGCAAGGACGATGTAGAaacccttcgtgatcgattcccccttcggtagAGTACTGGAAAAGGCCTTCAGATGGGACCACGGAAGAACTGAAACTTGTGGTGGCGGGAAAAATATTTCGGATGGCTCTCTGTTGatttgggaatatttgtgaatttatagtcTTGGAATTAGGTCAAGCGAAGTTACGTGGTGCCCACGAGCTCAGGGGGCGCGTCCTGTGAGCTTGTGACTCTTTCGtagctcttctggcctcctcccgaaacATCTACGGTCCCTTCTGGTATAGAAAACATCACTGTAAAGTTTCATTGTGTttagacttcgtttggtattgattttgtcaaaagccaaaaacaagcaaaaaacaagaaGACAATGggactgggttaataggttagtcttaaAGAATGATATAGAATAACATGTAAATGCATATAGagcattcaagattgataatatatgTGGTTTTTAGATTAGATCGCTGACCACCCTTGCCAGGTGgcttcaagattgataatataatagcatgaaataataaaaaattataaatacgttggagatgtatcagtggacAACCTATATGGCAAGCAATACAAGTAACAAGTGCAAGCAAGATTAAACAAGAGATATAAACTTGCATAAAGTAAAGGACTGAAATAATCGCAAGTAGAGACGAGGATGTGTTTCCGAAGTTTCCTCCTTTGTGGGAGGTACATCTCCGTTGGATGGGTGTGGAGGCACGATGCTCTCCAAGTGTTCCAAGGACTCACCCTATTCTCCTCactccctcacacaatgcaaggTGCCATGAATTCACTAGCGACGCCCTTGAAGGCAGCAACCAAAAACTTtataaacaaggttggggctctctccacaacttaattagagGATCGCAGTaccaccacggagcttcaccacaatggaatgtggctccgaggtgacctcttccgtgtagggtgcccaaacacccaaaaCTAATAAGATCCACAAGTGAAAGCATGGGCTAATCAAaattcctttggtggaagtgtagatgtaGGTCTCCTCCCTCAAttcctagagaatcaacaagtttggttggctagagaAGGAAATCAGGAAAGAATGAGCTTCGggcattaatggaggagagagagaggcaagaggtggGTGGGAGGTGTGGAAGAACCACCTCCTTTTATAGTGGTGCCACACATCCAACCATTATGCGTAGAAACGCACAGGGTTGTACAACCGCTGGGAGCACCGGTACAACCACCCTGGGCATAAGTGTGCACTTGCAGAGACAGAGCGGTACAATCACCCTGGGCATATCTGTGCACTTGTAGAGACAGAGCGGTACAACCGGGATGCCATGCAGTTGTACCGCTTAATAAATATAAATTGGAACAACTGCCTGGCCACCGCCCTTGTACCGCTCATCTCCCGAAAGGAATCACCCTTGGGTCTACTGATTGAGCAGTACTTGGGCTGATGCAACCGCCGAGAAGCGACCTCCAGAGGTTGTTAAGTCTCTGATGGTACAACCAACCTGGACCCCCAGTTGTACTGGTAATTAAATACCTACCAGAAAAACCCGGCAGCAACCGTTGGCTACAACATGCCCTACCTGAGGGCATCACCCATTGGGCGGTGGTTGGGCCCGTGCAAGGCCCGTATGAACCGCCCGCAAGCAAGCCGATACAACTGCGCCATCATGCGGTACAACCGCCGGGGCAGTAGCAGCATGGCCACTCCACTGAGGGAGCGGTACAACCGACTTGGGAAAGTTTCTCTGCATAGGTTAGATAAGAGACTCTCGTCTTGAAATGGAAAGCTATAGCATGGGTGCAATGTGTATTTTTGTACGTGTTTGATTCCACCCGTACCTTCCAatacggaccccctcttaatagtatggattTCCTACAACCAAAGAAATAAAACATGCCGAAAATGTTGTCTTCACTCTTTTCCATCCGAAGGGTGCCCAACCATCTTGTGCCAAATAAAGTATACATGTGTAGCTTAGGCACACGATTACTCCACAATTTGCATTGTCATCAACACCAAAACACTTAAGGCGGGAAATGCCCTTTCAACATGCTATCAATTCCAGAGTGGAAGGGTCTACGACCTGGTAAACAAGAGCCGAAGCACCTAAGTAAAGGCCATGGCCATCCCTGCATACCACGGCAACAACTCTAGTCGCCCCAGACCTAGAAATTTACCATCGACATTGATCTCTACAGACACCGTTGGAGGAAACTTCCAAACTGAGGTATTCTGTCCCAAGGCCACATGCATTGATGGTTTTATCACCTTCAACTTTTTCTAATCATCGAACTCAGAGACATATTGATTTACAAATTCATGCATAGTGAGCAGAGTTTGGAAAATAATCTAGTGGATTTCCTTTCTCCTGTCCATCCAAATCACCCACATAGTAACCATCAAACGGATTAGTGTTCATGTGATATAGACTTGAACATGGAGAACAACCATGACTTGGGGTTAGGTTCATTCATGGCCATCATATGCTCTAGCAGATCCCCATCTACCAACGCCTAGAGCCCCACACGCATCGGCTCATCGAACACTCAATGAGAGAATGTTTCCATGAATCCTCAGTGCCACACAGGGAACAAGCAGACAAGATGCACATATTGCGGTGCTTTAAAACACTTCATTCACCTCCCCATAATATGTGCCATCCTAGCTCTTCATTTGCTGCATTTGAAGGACCAGGGCGCTCGTCGAGCCACACCTCCCttctctttttcgtcaccccaacatatgtagtgttggggaacgttgcatggaaaacaaaaaaattctacgcacacgcaagatctatccatggagatgcatagctacgagaggggagagtgtatctacgtacactcgtagaccgtaTAGCGGAAGTGTttattaacgtggttgatgtagtcgaacaccttcgcgatccaaccgatcaagtatcgaacgtacgacacctccgcgttcagcacacgttcagctcgatgacgtcctcgccttcttgatccaacaagacgggcgaagtagtagatgagttcctgcagcacgatagcgtggtgatggtggtggtgaacttgttcccgcagggcttcgccgtgcACTGCGGAAAAACTGAACGGAGGACTAAActatggagaggggcaccgcacacggctaagagattgtcattggttgtgtggcgcccctccctctcatatatataggtggggggaggggaGGCATCCTTGGGTGTGCCCCAAGGTGGTCGACCGGCCCCCTCGGgcgcctgctgatacgtctccaacgtatctataattttttattgttccatgctattatattatccatcttggatgttttatatgcatttatatgctattttatatgaattttgggactaacctactaacctaaagcccagtgctagtttttgttttttcccttgtttttgagtttcacagaaaaggaatatcaaacgaagtccagttgacctgaaaatttacgtagattatttctggaaaatatgaaaaatactggaacgaaaagatATCGGAGAAGAGTTCCGAGGCcaccacaagagtggagggcgcccccatcccctagggcgcgccctccgaccttgtgggcccctcgtggaccccccctgacttgttctcgacgccaacgcCTCTTATACATCCCAAAAaccccagaacagaacctagatcgggagtttcgccaccgcaagcctctgtatccacgaaaacccaatcgggaccctgttccggcaccctgccaaagggggaaatcatcacagtggccatcttcatcatcccggcgctcaccatgatgaggagggagtagttcaccctcggggctgagggtatgtaccagtagctatgtgtttgatctctctctctctctctctctctctcttgttcttgatttggcacgatcttgatgtaccacgagctttgctattatagttggatcttatgatgtttctccccctctaccttcttgtaatggattgatttttcccttttgaagttatcttatcggattgaatctttaaagatttgagaacacttgatgtatgtcttgcttgtgcttatttgtggtgacaatgggatattcatgtaatctacttgatgtatgttttggtgatcaacttgcgggttctgtgaccttgtgaacttatgcataggtgttggtacacgttttcatcttgactcttcggtagaaactttggggcactctttgaagttctttgtgttggtttgaatagatgaatctgagattatgtgatgcatatcgtataatcaaacccgcggatacttgtggtgacattggagtatctaggtgacattagggttttggttgatgtgtgtcttaaggtgttattttagtacgaactctagggctgtttgtgacacttataggaatagcccaatagatcgatcagaaagaataactttgaggtggtttcaaaccctacaataatctcttcatttgtctCTGCTActagtgacttttgagtgactctttgttgcacgttgagggattgttatatgatctaattatgttgtcattgttgagagaacttgcactagtgaaagtatgaaccctaggccttgtttccaagcattgtgATACCGTTTGTCCTCACTTttactactagttaccttgctgtttttatatttcagattacaaaaacctatatctactatccatattacgctggtatcaccatctctttgccgaactagtccacctatacaatttaccattgtattgggtgtgtgatgacccacaagtatagggggtcaattgtagcctttttgataagcaagagtgtcgatcccaacaaggagcagaaggaaatgataagtggttttcagcaaggtaatgtctgcaagtgctaacattgtaagtagcggagtagtttgatagcaagataatttgtaatgagcaagcaacaatagtagtaaaaaaagtgtagcaaggtagcccaatcattttgaggcaaaggacaggctaaaacggtttcttatgataagcaaattaTTCTTGAGGGtgcacaggaatttcatctagtcactttcatcatgttggcttaattcgtgttcagtactttgataacttgatatgtgggtggaccagtgcttaggtgttgttcttacttgaacaaacctcctacttatgattaaccctctctcaagcatccgcaactacgataaaagtattaagaataaattctaaccataacattaaaattttggatccaatcggccccttacgaaatagcgcataaactggggtttaagcttcagtcactcttgcaacccaccatctaataactactccacaatgcattcccctaggcccaaatatggtgaagtgtcatgtagtcgacgttcacatgacaccactaagagaatggcaacatacataccatcaaaatatcaaacacatatcaagttcacatgattacttgcaacatgatttctcgtgtgacctcaagaacgaaagtaactactcacaaatgataaaaatGCTCAATATCAGAGGGCTATTGAatggcataatggatctgaacatataatcttccaccaaataaaccatatagtaatcaactacaagatgcaatcaacactactagtcacccacaagcaccaatctatagttttgatacaaagattgaacacaagagatgaactagggtttgagaggagttggtgctgtgaagatgatgaagatagccctccccaagatgggagagttgttggtgatgatgatgacgatgatttccccctctgggagggaagttcccctggcggaatcgctccgccggagggcaaaagtgctcctgcccaagttccgcctcgaggcggcggcgcttcgtcccgaatgtcctcctctgattttttctaggtcaaaatgacttatataccagaagatgggcaccggaggtggtccgaggagggcagcacccaccagggtgcgcctaggcctcctggcgcacccaggtgggttgtgcccacctggtggccctcctttggtacttatttgctccaatatttattaaatattccataaaaaaatcctcggggagtttcagctcatttggagttgtgcataataggtagctTAACGTAGCTTtctcaggtctagatttccagctgccagaattctcccccttggtgcataccttgcatattatgagagaaaaggcattagaattactccaaaaagcattattatacaataaaacaacataaataatagtaggaaaaaatgatgcaaaatggacgtatcaactcccccaagcttagacctcgcttggcctcaagcgaaaaccgaaaccgaaaaacatgtccacatgcttagagagagagagaggtgtcgatgaaaacaaaaatacggacatagcagcatcacGTGACTTATTATAACAAGAATAAACTTGaatataaaacttttatcatagaatttTGTcctagacttctcatgaacaagtgacaattcatcacaacatcgaagtataaagcataaactctattggaaaccaacaaactatgttctcagtcaactttgcaactacaattcatcatcttttcaggaagggtcacgtatcgaagcctttaggcaagtccacatactcaaccatcatttagtcttctatgattgctaacactcaccgcgtacacatgagcaaaatgtttcaaccggacacaaagaaagatagaggcttatagttttgcctcccaacacactcacctcaagggtgatgtcaacaataataactcatgccacccatattcgaCTGTACAtacgtgcctagatctttcctcacgacatgatgcttgccaaaggagaaaaataaaaggaatagaggaaaaactttgactcttgcataaaagtaaatacatgaaagtaaaagataggcccttcgcagagggaagcagaggttgccatgcgctttttgtttgtatgctcaaccccttagtgcaagagaatgtcacattatatttccccttgtgatgacaacctttattatgcagtctgtcacttttattcttcaccatcacaagtttgtacaacactcaattttcccttacactaaatgatctcacacttttataagcaattttgattgcccttttgcaccgatcacaacttacttgaaggatcttactcaatctataggtaggtatggtggactctcaaacaagatagggtttaaaggttttggatgcacaagtagtatctctacttagtgcaaagtttttggctagcaaagataggggaaagcaccacatgttgaaggatctatgccaatatgacttctatgtgaatatgaacaaacatgaatcattaggttgtcttccttgtccaacgtcaacaattttggcatataatatttttatgggtgctcacaatcacaattttttcca
Above is a window of Triticum aestivum cultivar Chinese Spring chromosome 6B, IWGSC CS RefSeq v2.1, whole genome shotgun sequence DNA encoding:
- the LOC123134559 gene encoding uncharacterized protein, whose amino-acid sequence is MKPQTQLLLLLAYIAAALVMSRGVLAGAGTSAMPVRTIEDDEVGFAEGEEEAAYPQRRVLAYSPTSIGYGGLEANKAACYGSCPGRGQPYTGRGCKAIFGCRGR